In the genome of Trichoplusia ni isolate ovarian cell line Hi5 chromosome 27, tn1, whole genome shotgun sequence, one region contains:
- the LOC113505875 gene encoding uncharacterized protein LOC113505875 isoform X1 — translation MDKDPFTLPELTASFVVIGTKKMFDTGYENYLPIERVITHPHYRGWTADLALVYTFAGMTSDKPGNVIPLVGEKTLTPVDSNVTVLSWGHCKDGEPSSHTRAPVSVDPEPICDPEEDNSCDDKVAGRAGRIIKIKGPRSADDSESEPTFVRAPGNSRPQVAPVEINHANYRSPHRDSPAKLMPADEYRRPAPREPIRMTTPSSRALSRYLPSKEKNYRIKKQNQKLTTQRHRYYKSNRNTKAEEDKSVMIVGTKGRRSKVKLIRRSGQGSQYVRTVKKGLKEQKNRNETKIQSYFKNWRRQIGSTVNKLTVEIFGFVNVQACKRMVEKVLPAIYSINPNHVVCFATEEHYITDEDSGAPAINQGHLVAVTMGGVMCDGDHVAVGVKMSCFCTWIADNLPDGGENMRCCKDCCQGGDWDATKNLKQSKHKNKYLFT, via the exons ATGGATAAAGACCCATTTACACTCCCGGAACTAACAGCATCATTCGTCGTGATCGGTACTAAGAAGATGTTTGACACTGGATACGAGAACTATCTCCCTATAGAGAGAGTTATAACGCACCCGCACTATAGAGGTTGGACTGCAGATTTGGCGCTCGTCTACACCTTTGCGGGCATGACGTCAGACAAGCCAGGGAATGTTATACCGTTGGTCGGCGAAAAAACATTGACCCCCGTTGACTCCAATGTTACAGTTCTTAGTTGGGGGCATTGTAAGGATGGGGAG CCAAGTTCACATACTCGTGCACCGGTAAGCGTCGATCCGGAACCAATATGTGACCCTGAAGAAGAC aactctTGCGATGACAAGGTTGCAGGCAGAGCCGggagaattattaaaattaaaggcCCTCGTTCTGCAGATGAC TCAGAATCTGAGCCAACGTTTGTCAGAGCACCTGGGAACTCCCGTCCACAAGTCGCACCTGTGGAGATAAATCATGCCAATTATCGTAGTCCTCATAGAGACTCGCCTGCAAAGCTTATGCCAGCTGATGAATACCGGCGGCCAGCGCCCCGGGAGCCTATAAGGATGACCACGCCGTCATCTCGAGCATTAAGCCGCTACTTGCCatccaaagaaaaaaattacagaatA AAGAAACAAAACCAGAAGCTAACTACGCAGCGTCATCGATATTACAAATCGAATAGAAATACGAAGGCAGAGGAAGACAAAAGCGTTATGATTGTG GGAACCAAAGGAAGGAGAAGTAAGGTGAAATTAATAAGGAGAAGCGGTCAGGGATCACAATATGTACGTACG GTCAAGAAAGGCttgaaagaacaaaaaaaccgaaacgaaacaaaaatcCAGTCATATTTCAAAAATTGGAGAAGACAAATCGGCTCGACG gtaaataaactaacagttgaaatttttggaTTCGTAAACGTACAAGCATGCAAGAGAATGGTTGAAAAAGTTTTGCCGGCGATATACTCAATAA ATCCAAATCACGTCGTTTGTTTCGCCACGGAGGAACACTACATAACTGAC GAGGACTCAGGCGCTCCAGCTATCAATCAAGGTCACTTGGTAGCGGTGACGATGGGCGGAGTGATGTGCGACGGTGACCACGTGGCTGTCGGCGTGAAGATGAGCTGCTTCTGCACTTGGATAGCTGATAACTTACC GGACGGAGGAGAGAATATGCGATGCTGTAAGGATTGTTGCCAAGGAGGCGATTGGGATGCTACGAAAAATTTGAAACAgtctaaacataaaaacaagtACTTGTTTACATAA
- the LOC113505875 gene encoding uncharacterized protein LOC113505875 isoform X2, with amino-acid sequence MDKDPFTLPELTASFVVIGTKKMFDTGYENYLPIERVITHPHYRGWTADLALVYTFAGMTSDKPGNVIPLVGEKTLTPVDSNVTVLSWGHCKDGEPSSHTRAPVSVDPEPICDPEEDNSCDDKVAGRAGRIIKIKGPRSADDSESEPTFVRAPGNSRPQVAPVEINHANYRSPHRDSPAKLMPADEYRRPAPREPIRMTTPSSRALSRYLPSKEKNYRIKQNQKLTTQRHRYYKSNRNTKAEEDKSVMIVGTKGRRSKVKLIRRSGQGSQYVRTVKKGLKEQKNRNETKIQSYFKNWRRQIGSTVNKLTVEIFGFVNVQACKRMVEKVLPAIYSINPNHVVCFATEEHYITDEDSGAPAINQGHLVAVTMGGVMCDGDHVAVGVKMSCFCTWIADNLPDGGENMRCCKDCCQGGDWDATKNLKQSKHKNKYLFT; translated from the exons ATGGATAAAGACCCATTTACACTCCCGGAACTAACAGCATCATTCGTCGTGATCGGTACTAAGAAGATGTTTGACACTGGATACGAGAACTATCTCCCTATAGAGAGAGTTATAACGCACCCGCACTATAGAGGTTGGACTGCAGATTTGGCGCTCGTCTACACCTTTGCGGGCATGACGTCAGACAAGCCAGGGAATGTTATACCGTTGGTCGGCGAAAAAACATTGACCCCCGTTGACTCCAATGTTACAGTTCTTAGTTGGGGGCATTGTAAGGATGGGGAG CCAAGTTCACATACTCGTGCACCGGTAAGCGTCGATCCGGAACCAATATGTGACCCTGAAGAAGAC aactctTGCGATGACAAGGTTGCAGGCAGAGCCGggagaattattaaaattaaaggcCCTCGTTCTGCAGATGAC TCAGAATCTGAGCCAACGTTTGTCAGAGCACCTGGGAACTCCCGTCCACAAGTCGCACCTGTGGAGATAAATCATGCCAATTATCGTAGTCCTCATAGAGACTCGCCTGCAAAGCTTATGCCAGCTGATGAATACCGGCGGCCAGCGCCCCGGGAGCCTATAAGGATGACCACGCCGTCATCTCGAGCATTAAGCCGCTACTTGCCatccaaagaaaaaaattacagaatA AAACAAAACCAGAAGCTAACTACGCAGCGTCATCGATATTACAAATCGAATAGAAATACGAAGGCAGAGGAAGACAAAAGCGTTATGATTGTG GGAACCAAAGGAAGGAGAAGTAAGGTGAAATTAATAAGGAGAAGCGGTCAGGGATCACAATATGTACGTACG GTCAAGAAAGGCttgaaagaacaaaaaaaccgaaacgaaacaaaaatcCAGTCATATTTCAAAAATTGGAGAAGACAAATCGGCTCGACG gtaaataaactaacagttgaaatttttggaTTCGTAAACGTACAAGCATGCAAGAGAATGGTTGAAAAAGTTTTGCCGGCGATATACTCAATAA ATCCAAATCACGTCGTTTGTTTCGCCACGGAGGAACACTACATAACTGAC GAGGACTCAGGCGCTCCAGCTATCAATCAAGGTCACTTGGTAGCGGTGACGATGGGCGGAGTGATGTGCGACGGTGACCACGTGGCTGTCGGCGTGAAGATGAGCTGCTTCTGCACTTGGATAGCTGATAACTTACC GGACGGAGGAGAGAATATGCGATGCTGTAAGGATTGTTGCCAAGGAGGCGATTGGGATGCTACGAAAAATTTGAAACAgtctaaacataaaaacaagtACTTGTTTACATAA
- the LOC113505875 gene encoding uncharacterized protein LOC113505875 isoform X4 produces MDKDPFTLPELTASFVVIGTKKMFDTGYENYLPIERVITHPHYRGWTADLALVYTFAGMTSDKPGNVIPLVGEKTLTPVDSNVTVLSWGHCKDGEPSSHTRAPVSVDPEPICDPEEDSESEPTFVRAPGNSRPQVAPVEINHANYRSPHRDSPAKLMPADEYRRPAPREPIRMTTPSSRALSRYLPSKEKNYRIKKQNQKLTTQRHRYYKSNRNTKAEEDKSVMIVGTKGRRSKVKLIRRSGQGSQYVRTVKKGLKEQKNRNETKIQSYFKNWRRQIGSTVNKLTVEIFGFVNVQACKRMVEKVLPAIYSINPNHVVCFATEEHYITDEDSGAPAINQGHLVAVTMGGVMCDGDHVAVGVKMSCFCTWIADNLPDGGENMRCCKDCCQGGDWDATKNLKQSKHKNKYLFT; encoded by the exons ATGGATAAAGACCCATTTACACTCCCGGAACTAACAGCATCATTCGTCGTGATCGGTACTAAGAAGATGTTTGACACTGGATACGAGAACTATCTCCCTATAGAGAGAGTTATAACGCACCCGCACTATAGAGGTTGGACTGCAGATTTGGCGCTCGTCTACACCTTTGCGGGCATGACGTCAGACAAGCCAGGGAATGTTATACCGTTGGTCGGCGAAAAAACATTGACCCCCGTTGACTCCAATGTTACAGTTCTTAGTTGGGGGCATTGTAAGGATGGGGAG CCAAGTTCACATACTCGTGCACCGGTAAGCGTCGATCCGGAACCAATATGTGACCCTGAAGAAGAC TCAGAATCTGAGCCAACGTTTGTCAGAGCACCTGGGAACTCCCGTCCACAAGTCGCACCTGTGGAGATAAATCATGCCAATTATCGTAGTCCTCATAGAGACTCGCCTGCAAAGCTTATGCCAGCTGATGAATACCGGCGGCCAGCGCCCCGGGAGCCTATAAGGATGACCACGCCGTCATCTCGAGCATTAAGCCGCTACTTGCCatccaaagaaaaaaattacagaatA AAGAAACAAAACCAGAAGCTAACTACGCAGCGTCATCGATATTACAAATCGAATAGAAATACGAAGGCAGAGGAAGACAAAAGCGTTATGATTGTG GGAACCAAAGGAAGGAGAAGTAAGGTGAAATTAATAAGGAGAAGCGGTCAGGGATCACAATATGTACGTACG GTCAAGAAAGGCttgaaagaacaaaaaaaccgaaacgaaacaaaaatcCAGTCATATTTCAAAAATTGGAGAAGACAAATCGGCTCGACG gtaaataaactaacagttgaaatttttggaTTCGTAAACGTACAAGCATGCAAGAGAATGGTTGAAAAAGTTTTGCCGGCGATATACTCAATAA ATCCAAATCACGTCGTTTGTTTCGCCACGGAGGAACACTACATAACTGAC GAGGACTCAGGCGCTCCAGCTATCAATCAAGGTCACTTGGTAGCGGTGACGATGGGCGGAGTGATGTGCGACGGTGACCACGTGGCTGTCGGCGTGAAGATGAGCTGCTTCTGCACTTGGATAGCTGATAACTTACC GGACGGAGGAGAGAATATGCGATGCTGTAAGGATTGTTGCCAAGGAGGCGATTGGGATGCTACGAAAAATTTGAAACAgtctaaacataaaaacaagtACTTGTTTACATAA
- the LOC113505875 gene encoding uncharacterized protein LOC113505875 isoform X6 translates to MDKDPFTLPELTASFVVIGTKKMFDTGYENYLPIERVITHPHYRGWTADLALVYTFAGMTSDKPGNVIPLVGEKTLTPVDSNVTVLSWGHCKDGEPSSHTRAPVSVDPEPICDPEEDNSCDDKVAGRAGRIIKIKGPRSADDSESEPTFVRAPGNSRPQVAPVEINHANYRSPHRDSPAKLMPADEYRRPAPREPIRMTTPSSRALSRYLPSKEKNYRIGTKGRRSKVKLIRRSGQGSQYVKKGLKEQKNRNETKIQSYFKNWRRQIGSTVNKLTVEIFGFVNVQACKRMVEKVLPAIYSINPNHVVCFATEEHYITDEDSGAPAINQGHLVAVTMGGVMCDGDHVAVGVKMSCFCTWIADNLPDGGENMRCCKDCCQGGDWDATKNLKQSKHKNKYLFT, encoded by the exons ATGGATAAAGACCCATTTACACTCCCGGAACTAACAGCATCATTCGTCGTGATCGGTACTAAGAAGATGTTTGACACTGGATACGAGAACTATCTCCCTATAGAGAGAGTTATAACGCACCCGCACTATAGAGGTTGGACTGCAGATTTGGCGCTCGTCTACACCTTTGCGGGCATGACGTCAGACAAGCCAGGGAATGTTATACCGTTGGTCGGCGAAAAAACATTGACCCCCGTTGACTCCAATGTTACAGTTCTTAGTTGGGGGCATTGTAAGGATGGGGAG CCAAGTTCACATACTCGTGCACCGGTAAGCGTCGATCCGGAACCAATATGTGACCCTGAAGAAGAC aactctTGCGATGACAAGGTTGCAGGCAGAGCCGggagaattattaaaattaaaggcCCTCGTTCTGCAGATGAC TCAGAATCTGAGCCAACGTTTGTCAGAGCACCTGGGAACTCCCGTCCACAAGTCGCACCTGTGGAGATAAATCATGCCAATTATCGTAGTCCTCATAGAGACTCGCCTGCAAAGCTTATGCCAGCTGATGAATACCGGCGGCCAGCGCCCCGGGAGCCTATAAGGATGACCACGCCGTCATCTCGAGCATTAAGCCGCTACTTGCCatccaaagaaaaaaattacagaatA GGAACCAAAGGAAGGAGAAGTAAGGTGAAATTAATAAGGAGAAGCGGTCAGGGATCACAATAT GTCAAGAAAGGCttgaaagaacaaaaaaaccgaaacgaaacaaaaatcCAGTCATATTTCAAAAATTGGAGAAGACAAATCGGCTCGACG gtaaataaactaacagttgaaatttttggaTTCGTAAACGTACAAGCATGCAAGAGAATGGTTGAAAAAGTTTTGCCGGCGATATACTCAATAA ATCCAAATCACGTCGTTTGTTTCGCCACGGAGGAACACTACATAACTGAC GAGGACTCAGGCGCTCCAGCTATCAATCAAGGTCACTTGGTAGCGGTGACGATGGGCGGAGTGATGTGCGACGGTGACCACGTGGCTGTCGGCGTGAAGATGAGCTGCTTCTGCACTTGGATAGCTGATAACTTACC GGACGGAGGAGAGAATATGCGATGCTGTAAGGATTGTTGCCAAGGAGGCGATTGGGATGCTACGAAAAATTTGAAACAgtctaaacataaaaacaagtACTTGTTTACATAA
- the LOC113505875 gene encoding uncharacterized protein LOC113505875 isoform X3 has product MDKDPFTLPELTASFVVIGTKKMFDTGYENYLPIERVITHPHYRGWTADLALVYTFAGMTSDKPGNVIPLVGEKTLTPVDSNVTVLSWGHCKDGEPSSHTRAPVSVDPEPICDPEEDNSCDDKVAGRAGRIIKIKGPRSADDSESEPTFVRAPGNSRPQVAPVEINHANYRSPHRDSPAKLMPADEYRRPAPREPIRMTTPSSRALSRYLPSKEKNYRIKKQNQKLTTQRHRYYKSNRNTKAEEDKSVMIVGTKGRRSKVKLIRRSGQGSQYVKKGLKEQKNRNETKIQSYFKNWRRQIGSTVNKLTVEIFGFVNVQACKRMVEKVLPAIYSINPNHVVCFATEEHYITDEDSGAPAINQGHLVAVTMGGVMCDGDHVAVGVKMSCFCTWIADNLPDGGENMRCCKDCCQGGDWDATKNLKQSKHKNKYLFT; this is encoded by the exons ATGGATAAAGACCCATTTACACTCCCGGAACTAACAGCATCATTCGTCGTGATCGGTACTAAGAAGATGTTTGACACTGGATACGAGAACTATCTCCCTATAGAGAGAGTTATAACGCACCCGCACTATAGAGGTTGGACTGCAGATTTGGCGCTCGTCTACACCTTTGCGGGCATGACGTCAGACAAGCCAGGGAATGTTATACCGTTGGTCGGCGAAAAAACATTGACCCCCGTTGACTCCAATGTTACAGTTCTTAGTTGGGGGCATTGTAAGGATGGGGAG CCAAGTTCACATACTCGTGCACCGGTAAGCGTCGATCCGGAACCAATATGTGACCCTGAAGAAGAC aactctTGCGATGACAAGGTTGCAGGCAGAGCCGggagaattattaaaattaaaggcCCTCGTTCTGCAGATGAC TCAGAATCTGAGCCAACGTTTGTCAGAGCACCTGGGAACTCCCGTCCACAAGTCGCACCTGTGGAGATAAATCATGCCAATTATCGTAGTCCTCATAGAGACTCGCCTGCAAAGCTTATGCCAGCTGATGAATACCGGCGGCCAGCGCCCCGGGAGCCTATAAGGATGACCACGCCGTCATCTCGAGCATTAAGCCGCTACTTGCCatccaaagaaaaaaattacagaatA AAGAAACAAAACCAGAAGCTAACTACGCAGCGTCATCGATATTACAAATCGAATAGAAATACGAAGGCAGAGGAAGACAAAAGCGTTATGATTGTG GGAACCAAAGGAAGGAGAAGTAAGGTGAAATTAATAAGGAGAAGCGGTCAGGGATCACAATAT GTCAAGAAAGGCttgaaagaacaaaaaaaccgaaacgaaacaaaaatcCAGTCATATTTCAAAAATTGGAGAAGACAAATCGGCTCGACG gtaaataaactaacagttgaaatttttggaTTCGTAAACGTACAAGCATGCAAGAGAATGGTTGAAAAAGTTTTGCCGGCGATATACTCAATAA ATCCAAATCACGTCGTTTGTTTCGCCACGGAGGAACACTACATAACTGAC GAGGACTCAGGCGCTCCAGCTATCAATCAAGGTCACTTGGTAGCGGTGACGATGGGCGGAGTGATGTGCGACGGTGACCACGTGGCTGTCGGCGTGAAGATGAGCTGCTTCTGCACTTGGATAGCTGATAACTTACC GGACGGAGGAGAGAATATGCGATGCTGTAAGGATTGTTGCCAAGGAGGCGATTGGGATGCTACGAAAAATTTGAAACAgtctaaacataaaaacaagtACTTGTTTACATAA
- the LOC113505900 gene encoding uncharacterized protein LOC113505900, which produces MPKRKGSDHNYEVLLKKLRKIENKIRQCDGQTTRARRSRRVRVLSSSSSSSRESPGQQVDTVNNEISPCHAESDLEPATTDQGTVADQGAMNPSNIPQENARLEPTVCSEDIIPENSEIELDDDILQILGVDPTQVIIYGKDIQKEVAVRFEHTATAGLSKDERKEINEKFLIPGNCKLIGAPALNLEIKAALSETIIKRDKAIEAKQNLLAISGLGEAISLVLSSKEKNTDLLRILMNTGRAMCDCQHNDTIARRNFILYAVKKDMKESLINTKIDEFLFGQNLTDTLKAAKAINKSGAELKPPAPTPKPSTSKPNPSTSKNWKGSYAARKPPPKTTNTTAPAEGRRTRSQHASSSRPYNQRPSRNMTRSRR; this is translated from the exons ATGCCTAAAAGGAAAGGAAGTGATCATAATTATGAAGTTTTGTTGAAAAAGTTAAGgaagattgaaaataaaatacgtcaatGTGATGGACAAACAACACGTGCTCGCCGTTCTAGGCGTGTCAGAGTGCTTTCCAGTTCGTCTTCCTCGTCGCGGGAATCACCAGGTCAACAAGTTGATACCGTTAACA ACGAGATTTCTCCATGCCACGCCGAATCGGATTTGGAACCAGCGACGACAGACCAGGGCACGGTGGCAGACCAGGGCGCGATGAATCCGTCAAACATTCCACAAGAAAATGCTCGCCTGGAACCCACCGTATGTTCGGAAGATATCATACCCGAAAATTCCGAAATAGAACTGGATGATGATATACTGCAAATTCTTGGAGTTGATCCCACGCAAGTAATAATTTATGGGAAAGATATACAAAAGGAAGTTGCTGTTCGTTTTGAACATACAGCAACGGCAGGATTGTCCAAAGATGAGCGTAAagaaatcaatgaaaaatttCTTATACCAGGGAACTGTAAGCTTATCGGTGCGCCAGCTTTAAATCTGGAAATCAAAGCCGCTCTTTCTGAGACCATAATAAAACGCGATAAAGCGATAGAAGCAAAACAAAATCTGCTGGCAATTTCAGGCCTCGGCGAGGCAATTTCGCTCGTCCTCTCCTCGAAAGAAAAGAACACAGATCTCTTACGTATCCTGATGAATACCGGACGTGCCATGTGTGATTGTCAACATAACGATACTATTGCCAGACGTAACTTTATCCTCTACGCAGTCAAGAAGGATATGAAAGAGTCTCTCATTAATACGAAGATTGACGAATTTCTATTCGGACAGAACCTAACTGATACTCTAAAAGCTGCTAAAGCAATTAACAAATCTGGCGCAGAGTTAAAACCTCCTGCCCCTACACCAAAACCTAGTACAAGTAAACCAAATCCGTCAACTTCAAAAAACTGGAAAGGTTCGTATGCAGCGCGCAAGCCGCCTCCAAAGACGACGAACACAACAGCTCCGGCGGAGGGTCGTCGGACGAGGAGCCAGCACGCGAGCTCCTCGAGACCATACAATCAGCGGCCCTCGCGCAACATGACGCGCAGCCGTCGCTGA
- the LOC113505875 gene encoding uncharacterized protein LOC113505875 isoform X5, with amino-acid sequence MDKDPFTLPELTASFVVIGTKKMFDTGYENYLPIERVITHPHYRGWTADLALVYTFAGMTSDKPGNVIPLVGEKTLTPVDSNVTVLSWGHCKDGEPSSHTRAPVSVDPEPICDPEEDNSCDDKVAGRAGRIIKIKGPRSADDSESEPTFVRAPGNSRPQVAPVEINHANYRSPHRDSPAKLMPADEYRRPAPREPIRMTTPSSRALSRYLPSKEKNYRIGTKGRRSKVKLIRRSGQGSQYVRTVKKGLKEQKNRNETKIQSYFKNWRRQIGSTVNKLTVEIFGFVNVQACKRMVEKVLPAIYSINPNHVVCFATEEHYITDEDSGAPAINQGHLVAVTMGGVMCDGDHVAVGVKMSCFCTWIADNLPDGGENMRCCKDCCQGGDWDATKNLKQSKHKNKYLFT; translated from the exons ATGGATAAAGACCCATTTACACTCCCGGAACTAACAGCATCATTCGTCGTGATCGGTACTAAGAAGATGTTTGACACTGGATACGAGAACTATCTCCCTATAGAGAGAGTTATAACGCACCCGCACTATAGAGGTTGGACTGCAGATTTGGCGCTCGTCTACACCTTTGCGGGCATGACGTCAGACAAGCCAGGGAATGTTATACCGTTGGTCGGCGAAAAAACATTGACCCCCGTTGACTCCAATGTTACAGTTCTTAGTTGGGGGCATTGTAAGGATGGGGAG CCAAGTTCACATACTCGTGCACCGGTAAGCGTCGATCCGGAACCAATATGTGACCCTGAAGAAGAC aactctTGCGATGACAAGGTTGCAGGCAGAGCCGggagaattattaaaattaaaggcCCTCGTTCTGCAGATGAC TCAGAATCTGAGCCAACGTTTGTCAGAGCACCTGGGAACTCCCGTCCACAAGTCGCACCTGTGGAGATAAATCATGCCAATTATCGTAGTCCTCATAGAGACTCGCCTGCAAAGCTTATGCCAGCTGATGAATACCGGCGGCCAGCGCCCCGGGAGCCTATAAGGATGACCACGCCGTCATCTCGAGCATTAAGCCGCTACTTGCCatccaaagaaaaaaattacagaatA GGAACCAAAGGAAGGAGAAGTAAGGTGAAATTAATAAGGAGAAGCGGTCAGGGATCACAATATGTACGTACG GTCAAGAAAGGCttgaaagaacaaaaaaaccgaaacgaaacaaaaatcCAGTCATATTTCAAAAATTGGAGAAGACAAATCGGCTCGACG gtaaataaactaacagttgaaatttttggaTTCGTAAACGTACAAGCATGCAAGAGAATGGTTGAAAAAGTTTTGCCGGCGATATACTCAATAA ATCCAAATCACGTCGTTTGTTTCGCCACGGAGGAACACTACATAACTGAC GAGGACTCAGGCGCTCCAGCTATCAATCAAGGTCACTTGGTAGCGGTGACGATGGGCGGAGTGATGTGCGACGGTGACCACGTGGCTGTCGGCGTGAAGATGAGCTGCTTCTGCACTTGGATAGCTGATAACTTACC GGACGGAGGAGAGAATATGCGATGCTGTAAGGATTGTTGCCAAGGAGGCGATTGGGATGCTACGAAAAATTTGAAACAgtctaaacataaaaacaagtACTTGTTTACATAA